GCAAGCGCGTTTAAAAGAGTTGGCTAATATTGATTTTGTAAGCGAGCTTGAGCTTTATTTTCAGCCTATTATTCGTAACGATGACGGCCAAATTGAATTTTTGGAACTCCTACTGCGTTGGCAGCATCCCCAGCAAGGTATTTTATCTGCCCACCGATTTATTGATGACATTCATATTGCGGGCTTAGCGTATCCACTGGCTAAATTTGTTATAGAGCGGGCTGCAGAGCTTGCCATGGCGTTACGCATAGAGGGTATTGCTATACCGCTGAGTATAAACTTGTTTGGCCCTGAAATGCTTAACGAAGAATTTGTTGAGTTTGTAGATAGTGTGGTGAGTGAGCACAACTTACAACACGGTGATTTAATTGTTGAATGCCCGCTGCATATATTTACGGATTTAGATGATAAGGGCCGTGCGATGATTGCCCGATTAAATAATATCGGCTTAAAAATATGTGTTGATGGGTTAGGCGATAACCCCATTGTTCTTTCTAAGCTGCCAAATTTAGCTGTTGAATACATTAAGGTGGCGCCATCGCTTACTGCAGATTTTAGCAATCAAAATAATATTCGCAGCCTAGTTGGCGGTATGGTTGAAATGCATAACCAACAAAATACTAAGGTTATTTTTGAGGGCGTTGAAACCTTAGACCAATTAAAGTTTGTAAAAAGTTTAAAAGCGCATGCGGCACAAGGTTATTATTTTGGCCACCCATTAAGCAGCATTGGCTTAATGAGTTGGTTAAAGCAGTGGCAGGCTCACCAAACTCAATAAGCTAATCCAGTAAGGCAATTCGGCGGCCTTAAAAAATACAGCGGGTAATTAAGCTAATTACAATTAATGGGTTTTTGCATGTAAGTAGGCATTAACTAATGCGCTAATAATTTGCCCACAGCTTTGCATACCGGCTGTTAACCCTGCTGGATGATTTAGCGGCGCTGCTTCACACAAATGTAGGTAGCGGGCAGTGCTATGTTTTGCTGTTAAATACACATAATGCTCAGCATCACTAACGCTAAAGCCGCAGCATGTATACGCGCTGGCCGGTAAAAATGAAATGCTGTCTAAGTCGAGCTCAATACCCAGTGGCGCATTATTTAACCCTGCTAAGGCGTGCTGTACGGCATCGGTTAGTGATATTTCTCGGCGTATATTAATAGCCTGATAGCTGTGATAACTACATTGATTTTGTGCGATTAAGTCAAAAATGGCTTGGTTATTTTTTTGCTCATGCAGGCCAATAATATGATATTGCTGCAATGCATTTTTTTTCAAAGCATAGCTAAAACCATTGCCGCTGTGGCGGCCCTCGCAAGGCCGTAAATCTGCATGGGGGTCAAAATTAATAGCGTTAACACAAGCCCTATTATGTTTACTTAAAGCACTGAGTATGCCAAAACTATTATTGTGCCCACCGCCTATAATAATAGGCTCAAGGCCCGCATTAAATATAAGCGTTAATACCGCCTCTACTCGCTCATCTATTGTTGCGCATAGTTTGCGTAATTGAGCCAGCTCTTCAGCATGCTGGTTATTTAAGCCTTGCGCTTGCTCCATCAAATCATCAACGTCAATTTCGCCTAACAACAATACCTGATGAGTTGCGTTAAACTGGTTAACTGGTTGGTTCAAAAAGTATTGCAAAAAAGCCGGCCAAGCTTGATGTGAGCCGCCATTGCCTATATTAGCGCGAGGGCCTATATCTTCACATATACCAATTAATACGTAGCGAATACCAAATTGCGCTGCATCGTTAAGTGCTTGTTGTACATTTACGTGGGTGTCTAATAGGGCAACAGACTGCCAGGTTTTTGTTTCGTTAGCGCGTGTGGAGCAATAGGGTTTAACGGCGTATTCATCATACACTTTTAAGGTAGGGTGCACTGTATTGAATCCGTATTGAGCAGTAAAAATTATTCGTGGTGACGTAAGCAGTGCTCTTTTGAGCACTGCTTGTTACTTTATTCTTCGATAACTTCTAGTTCAAGTTCTTCTGCTGATAATACAATGCCAGTACTATCTGCATAGATAAAATCGTCATCAAAAAACGACACTCCAGCAAAGTTAACGCCAATGCCATCTTCACCAGCGCCTTCGCTGTCGGCGGCAACAGGAATAGAGGCAATCGCTTGAATACCTAAATCAATTTCTTCAAGCTCGTCTACATGACGCACCGCACCAAATACAATTATGCCGTTCCAGTTGTTATCAAGCGCAAGTTCTGCAAGTTCAATGTCGATAAGAGCGCGTCGTGTTGAGCCACCACCATCGATAAGTAGCACTTGATCGGTACCGTCTTGTGAGAGTATTTCACGGATCAGTTCATTATTTTCAAAACATTTAACCGTTTTAATTCGGCCGCCAAACGTGTGTCGACCACCAAAGTTGATGAACATCGGTTCAAGCACGTCAACCACATCGGCAAAAAAGTCACATAAGTCAGAAGTGCTGTAATCCATTATTTTATCCTCAAAGGGTACATAAGTTACCCTCAGTATACCCTCCTTATATGCAATAACAACGACTTAATAGCAGTAAATTTATTCAAAAAATGCCGAAATTAGAAATGGCAACAATAGTGTCTTAAAAGCGTCACTCAATTGTTATTTTCTGCCTCTAAGCTTTAACTATGGTTAGATATTGTGCAGCTAAGGGTGAATAATGAACGACAATAACGTGCTTAAAAAAATGGCTCAAATGGATGAACGACTCTTTTTAACTCTGTTTAATTACAATTCCCCCAAATGGCTAAAAACGGCTGCGCTTGGTTTATCTAAAAGTGGTAATGGTGGTTTATATTTACTTATGTGTGGCACTGTTTGGTGGCTAAGTACCAATGAGCAGCATCAGTTGTTGCCAATATCGGTGTTACTAGGGTTTGCAATTGAAAGGCCTATTTATTTTTTAGCAAAACGTACCTTTGGCCGAATTCGCCCCTGTGATTGCTTAGTCAGTAATGCGTATATTGTGCCTAGTGACAAATTTAGTTTGCCCTCGGGACACAGCGCAGCAGCATTTTTAGTTGCGGTAATATTGAGTCATTTTTTTGCAGAGTATACGTGGCTTTGGTTTAGTTGGGCATCGGGGGTGGCGGTTTCTCGCGTGGTATTAGGCGTACATTTTCCGGCAGATATAATAATAGGCGCCGTTATTGGTAGTTCATGTGGTTTATTTGCGCTAGCTTTGGTGGTGCCTGTATGAAAATATTATACGGCATACAAGGCACAGGTAATGGCCACATTACGCGCGCCCGTGTTATGGCAAGTTGTTTTAAAGAGTTAGGTATAGATGTAGATTACGTTTTTTCCGGACGTCCTGATAAAGACTACTTTGATATGCAGGACTTTACTGATTACAAAACGTTTCGGGGTTTATCGTTTAGCACTAAAAACGGCCAAGTAAAAAGCTATCAAACATTAAAAAATGCTCGAGTGTGCAAGTTAGTTAACGATATAAAATCATTTGATGTAAAAAAATACGATTTTGTTTTGAATGACTTTGAGCCTATTTCAGCCTGGGCGGCAAAGAGAGCGGGCGTACCTGTGGTTGGTATTAGTCACCAGGCGGCTTTTTTATCTAACAGTGTACCTATGTTTGGTCAGGGGTTATTTAGAAAGTCCCTTATTAAGCATTATGCCCCTGCAAGCACTTATTTAGGCGTACATTGGCAACCTTTTGCTGACAATATTATACCGCCCTTTATTGCAAACCATGATCATGGCAACCCGGTCGCCGTTATGAATAAAGTGCTAGTGTACTTACCCTTCGAAAACCTCGACAACATTATTGATTATTTAAAGGACTTTCCAGAAAAAGAGTTTTACTGTTACCACCCACACGCGCAAGACAAATCCCTTGGTCATATCCATTTGCGCACTCCTTCACGAGCGGGGTTTTTAAACGACTTAGCAAATACCAGCGGCGTAATTGGTAATGCAGGCTTTGAACTGGCAAGTGAGGCCTTAAAGCTTGGGAAGAAATTATTACTTAAACCTCTCGATGGCCAGTTTGAACAAGATGCAAATGCACAAACACTATTGGCGATGAAGATGGCCCATGTAATGAACTATTTAAACCCGCAAGCGCTGGATGATTGGAATAGTGCTCCGCAAAACAAACAAATTAATTTTCCCAGTGATCCAGCTCCTTTGGTGCAGTGGCTACTTAATAAGCAGTGGCATGACACTCACTCATTACATAAAGATTTATGGGGTAATGTTAATCTAAAAGCATGAACAACATGCTAAAAAAGTTAATAAAAAGTTTAAAATTAAGCACCATAACGTACTACACTATTAGTGCATATTAAATATAGGTGTTTTCAATGAATTTTTTACAAAACTTAACCATTAAAAGGCGTTTACAACTTAATGCAGTGGTAGTCGGTCTGGCAATGGTCATTTTGTTATGTGTGATAATTTATGAGTCACGCGTAACACTTAATCTGAATAAAACAATTCAGCTTGCAGAAGAGCTCAATGTACACGCCCTAGAGCTTAGAAAGCATGAAAAAAACTTTCTTTTTTACAAGCAGCAGGAAGCACTTACATCATTTGATAAGGATTTTAACCAGCTAAGCACTAAAATTAAAAAGCTGCAGGAGGTAATGCAGCAGCAAGGCATTACTGCAGCACAAATTGAGCATTTTCATGCGCTTATTACTAACTACAATAACAACTTTTCGGAGGTTGTTAGGCTACAGCAACAGATAGGTTTAAACCCTAAAGATGGGTTATATGGCAAGCTCAGAAATGCAGTGCACGAAGTTGAGGTGCTATTAAAAGAGCAAGATAACTTTGAGCTTTTATCTGTAATGCTACAGCTGCGACGCGCTGAGAAAGATTTTATGCTGCGCTTTGATGCAAAATACTTAACTCGCTTTAACGAACTTATTAGTACGTTTAAACAAAAAATTTCCCAAGCTGATTTACTAAGTAGTTATAAGTCGCAAATAACCCCTTTAATAGATACGTACCAAAGCGATTTTCAAAATCTTGTAAAGGCACAAACGCAGCTAGGGCTAGATTTAGACTCAGGTGCACTAGGCGTTATGCGTATTAACGTAGAAAAAAGTGACAAAGTTGTAAGTGAAATCGTTGAGTCAACTAAGTTACAAGTTGAAACAAGTGTTGAACAAGCAGAACTTATAGCCATTATAGTTTTTGTTATTTCTGGGGTTATAGTGTTGGCGTTGGTGTACTTAACTAGTCAGTCGATCATTATCCCTATTGAGAGGGTGTATCATACTATCAACGATATACGCCGTAATAACGATTTAAGCGTAATGATAGAGCAAACAGGTAATGACGAAGTTACCATTATGACCTCAGACTTTAATAGTTTAATAGGCGATTTTAAAAACCTCATAAACGAAGTTAATACCGCGCTTAATACATTAAATGTGGCAACAGAGCACTTATCAGAAAGCACCTCAGCTACAAGTTCAGGCATGCAAGAGCAGTTACACGAAGCGGATATGGTTGCTACTGCGGCTACGCAAATGCAGGCAACGATTCAGGATATTTCTCATAATACTGAAGCTGCCGCTAAAAAAGCAGAGTCAACCAATTTAAGTGCGCAGCAAGGGCGCAGCGAAGTAGACTCTACGGTTAAGCATATACGCGATTTATCTTCGTCGTTAGGTAACGCATCAAGTGTGGTATCGCAGCTTGAAAAAGACGGTGAAACCATAGGCTCAGTGCTTGATGTTATTAGAGGCATTGCAGAGCAAACTAATTTACTCGCATTGAATGCCGCAATAGAAGCAGCTCGTGCTGGTGAGCAAGGGCGAGGGTTTGCAGTTGTGGCAGATGAAGTACGCTCGCTTGCGCAACGTACACAAGAGTCTACCAGTGAAATTGAAGGCATTATTAATACTCTTCAGCAGCGCACGCAAGAGGTAGTAAGTATTATGCATCAATGTCGCTCGCAAGGTGATGAAAGTGCTTCACAAGCTATTAAAGCGGGTGACTTACTTGGTGCTATTACCGAAGATGTGCAAACTATTATGGAAATGAGCACTCAAATTGCTGTTGCTATTGATGAGCAAAGTCAGGTGGCATCAGAGGTTAACAAAAATGTAGTACGCATTAGAGACATTGCCCAAGATGCCTCTGAGCATGCAGTTAATAATGCGCAAACCAGTGAAGAAGTCTCTGAGCAAGCGCGCGTATTATTTGCGGCTATTGATAAGTTTAAAGTGTAATACAGTGTAGCGTTTAAAAAGCCAATAAGGTTTAGGGAACAAACTTTATTGGTACGCTGTCTTTGTTTTGTTCGTGCTCGGCGACTCGCGCTTGGTATTTATCCCACAAGGTTTCGTGCTGCGTTTGTAGTGTTTCAAAGTAGTTCCAGCTAAATAGCCCGCTGTTGTGGCCATCATCAAAGTCTAACCTAAGTGCGTAATGCCCCACCGGTACAATTTTTTTTATACCTACATGTTGTTTATTAAGTACCAACTTCATTGGCTCTGCACCATGCCCTTGCACTTCAGCAGAGGGGGAGTGAACGCGTAAAAACTCGCTGCTAAATACAGCCATACTGTCATCATCAAAGTAAACATCTAGGTTTTTACTCACGCTATGATAATGCACTTTTGTTACGTGTTTCATTTTATATGTCCCATTAAAAAGCCCCCAATACGGAGGCTTTTAGTATAGTATTTTTGCCTAGCTTATAAAATAAAGCGGCTTAAGTCTTCATCTTCTACAAGTGCACCTAAGTGTTTTTCTACGTAGGCGGCATCTATAGTAAGGGTAGAGCCTGCTTGCTCTGATGCATCGTATGAGATTTCTTCCATTAATTTTTCCATTACTGTGTGTAATCGACGAGCACCAATGTTTTCGGTTTTCTCATTTACTTGCCAAGCGGCTTTAGCTATGCGCTCTATTGCATCATCGTTAAACTCAACATTGACTTGCTCAGTTTTAAGTAGCTCACGTTGCTGCTCAGTAAGTGAAGCATGTGGCTCGGTCAGAATGCGTTTAAAGTCATCAGCAGTCAGTGCCTCAAGCTCAACACGAATAGGTAAACGACCTTGAAGCTCAGGGATCATGTCTGATGGCTTAGCCATTTGGAACGCACCCGATGCAATAAATAACATGTGGTCGGTTTTAACCATACCGTGCTTAGTATTAACGGTTGAGCCTTCAATTAGTGGAAGTAAGTCGCGTTGTACACCTTCTCGGCTTACATCTGGGCCTGATGAATCGCCACGCTTACAAATTTTGTCTATTTCATCAATAAACACAATACCGTTTTGCTCTACTGCAAAAATAGCCTGCTCTTTAAGTTCTTCAGGGTTAACTAATTTGGCGGCTTCTTCTTCGGTTAATAGCTTAAAGGCTTCTTTAATTTTTAACTTACGC
The genomic region above belongs to Pseudoalteromonas sp. MM1 and contains:
- a CDS encoding formimidoylglutamase; translation: MHPTLKVYDEYAVKPYCSTRANETKTWQSVALLDTHVNVQQALNDAAQFGIRYVLIGICEDIGPRANIGNGGSHQAWPAFLQYFLNQPVNQFNATHQVLLLGEIDVDDLMEQAQGLNNQHAEELAQLRKLCATIDERVEAVLTLIFNAGLEPIIIGGGHNNSFGILSALSKHNRACVNAINFDPHADLRPCEGRHSGNGFSYALKKNALQQYHIIGLHEQKNNQAIFDLIAQNQCSYHSYQAINIRREISLTDAVQHALAGLNNAPLGIELDLDSISFLPASAYTCCGFSVSDAEHYVYLTAKHSTARYLHLCEAAPLNHPAGLTAGMQSCGQIISALVNAYLHAKTH
- a CDS encoding methyl-accepting chemotaxis protein; translated protein: MNFLQNLTIKRRLQLNAVVVGLAMVILLCVIIYESRVTLNLNKTIQLAEELNVHALELRKHEKNFLFYKQQEALTSFDKDFNQLSTKIKKLQEVMQQQGITAAQIEHFHALITNYNNNFSEVVRLQQQIGLNPKDGLYGKLRNAVHEVEVLLKEQDNFELLSVMLQLRRAEKDFMLRFDAKYLTRFNELISTFKQKISQADLLSSYKSQITPLIDTYQSDFQNLVKAQTQLGLDLDSGALGVMRINVEKSDKVVSEIVESTKLQVETSVEQAELIAIIVFVISGVIVLALVYLTSQSIIIPIERVYHTINDIRRNNDLSVMIEQTGNDEVTIMTSDFNSLIGDFKNLINEVNTALNTLNVATEHLSESTSATSSGMQEQLHEADMVATAATQMQATIQDISHNTEAAAKKAESTNLSAQQGRSEVDSTVKHIRDLSSSLGNASSVVSQLEKDGETIGSVLDVIRGIAEQTNLLALNAAIEAARAGEQGRGFAVVADEVRSLAQRTQESTSEIEGIINTLQQRTQEVVSIMHQCRSQGDESASQAIKAGDLLGAITEDVQTIMEMSTQIAVAIDEQSQVASEVNKNVVRIRDIAQDASEHAVNNAQTSEEVSEQARVLFAAIDKFKV
- a CDS encoding MJ1255/VC2487 family glycosyltransferase, whose translation is MKILYGIQGTGNGHITRARVMASCFKELGIDVDYVFSGRPDKDYFDMQDFTDYKTFRGLSFSTKNGQVKSYQTLKNARVCKLVNDIKSFDVKKYDFVLNDFEPISAWAAKRAGVPVVGISHQAAFLSNSVPMFGQGLFRKSLIKHYAPASTYLGVHWQPFADNIIPPFIANHDHGNPVAVMNKVLVYLPFENLDNIIDYLKDFPEKEFYCYHPHAQDKSLGHIHLRTPSRAGFLNDLANTSGVIGNAGFELASEALKLGKKLLLKPLDGQFEQDANAQTLLAMKMAHVMNYLNPQALDDWNSAPQNKQINFPSDPAPLVQWLLNKQWHDTHSLHKDLWGNVNLKA
- the hslU gene encoding HslU--HslV peptidase ATPase subunit, which produces MSAMTPREIVHELDQHIIGQAKAKKAVAIALRNRWRRMQLNDDLRSEVTPKNILMIGPTGVGKTEIARRLAKLANAPFIKVEATKFTEVGYVGKEVETIIRDLVDVSIKMTREQQTKKFKHRAEEAAEERILDTLLPPAKDQYGETQRDDNSSTRQTFRKKLREGQLDDKEIEIDLAQAQPNVEIMAPPGMEDMTNQLQSMFQNMGGDKRTKRKLKIKEAFKLLTEEEAAKLVNPEELKEQAIFAVEQNGIVFIDEIDKICKRGDSSGPDVSREGVQRDLLPLIEGSTVNTKHGMVKTDHMLFIASGAFQMAKPSDMIPELQGRLPIRVELEALTADDFKRILTEPHASLTEQQRELLKTEQVNVEFNDDAIERIAKAAWQVNEKTENIGARRLHTVMEKLMEEISYDASEQAGSTLTIDAAYVEKHLGALVEDEDLSRFIL
- a CDS encoding gamma-butyrobetaine hydroxylase-like domain-containing protein, which encodes MKHVTKVHYHSVSKNLDVYFDDDSMAVFSSEFLRVHSPSAEVQGHGAEPMKLVLNKQHVGIKKIVPVGHYALRLDFDDGHNSGLFSWNYFETLQTQHETLWDKYQARVAEHEQNKDSVPIKFVP
- the rraA gene encoding ribonuclease E activity regulator RraA encodes the protein MDYSTSDLCDFFADVVDVLEPMFINFGGRHTFGGRIKTVKCFENNELIREILSQDGTDQVLLIDGGGSTRRALIDIELAELALDNNWNGIIVFGAVRHVDELEEIDLGIQAIASIPVAADSEGAGEDGIGVNFAGVSFFDDDFIYADSTGIVLSAEELELEVIEE
- a CDS encoding phosphatase PAP2 family protein, producing the protein MNDNNVLKKMAQMDERLFLTLFNYNSPKWLKTAALGLSKSGNGGLYLLMCGTVWWLSTNEQHQLLPISVLLGFAIERPIYFLAKRTFGRIRPCDCLVSNAYIVPSDKFSLPSGHSAAAFLVAVILSHFFAEYTWLWFSWASGVAVSRVVLGVHFPADIIIGAVIGSSCGLFALALVVPV